A stretch of Vannielia litorea DNA encodes these proteins:
- a CDS encoding YaiI/YqxD family protein, with translation MTIWVDGDACPVKAEVERVATRARVPVKIVCNGGLRPSDNPLIEVVYVSEGLDVADDFIAENAGKGDVVVTADIPLAARCVEAGALVVKPDGERLTARNIGSVLATRDLMTGLREANPLNQGGGARPFSRADRSRFMDGLERALRARG, from the coding sequence GTGACGATCTGGGTGGATGGAGATGCCTGCCCGGTGAAGGCCGAGGTGGAGCGGGTGGCGACGCGGGCGCGGGTGCCGGTCAAGATCGTCTGCAACGGCGGGCTGCGGCCGAGTGACAACCCGCTGATCGAGGTTGTCTACGTGTCGGAGGGGCTCGACGTGGCCGATGACTTCATCGCCGAGAACGCGGGCAAGGGGGATGTGGTGGTGACCGCCGACATCCCGCTCGCCGCGCGCTGCGTGGAGGCGGGGGCGCTGGTGGTGAAGCCCGACGGCGAGCGGCTGACGGCGCGCAACATCGGCTCGGTCCTGGCGACGCGCGACCTGATGACCGGGCTGCGTGAGGCGAATCCGCTGAACCAGGGCGGCGGGGCGAGGCCGTTTTCGAGGGCCGACCGCTCGCGGTTCATGGACGGGTTGGAGCGGGCGCTCAGGGCGCGTGGATAG
- the fghA gene encoding S-formylglutathione hydrolase yields METVSENRAFGGVQGVYRHGSEACGCDMTFGLFLPEEARDGPVPVLWYLSGLTCTHENAMVKAGAQGWAAEQGIALVFPDTSPRGEGVADDEAYDLGQGAGFYVNATQAPWAAHFRMWDYLAEELPALVGGAFALDMERQAITGHSMGGHGALTLAMRLPGRFASVSAFAPIAHPTQSDWGRKQLGAYLGDDGWEAHDATLLMQERGFDGPVLVDQGSEDQFLDLLKPEALAEAMAARRQEGVFRMQKGYDHSYFFVSSFMEEHLSFHAEALYAR; encoded by the coding sequence ATGGAAACGGTTTCGGAAAACAGGGCTTTCGGCGGGGTGCAGGGCGTGTATCGGCACGGGTCGGAGGCCTGCGGTTGCGACATGACCTTCGGCCTGTTTCTGCCCGAGGAGGCCCGCGACGGGCCGGTGCCGGTGCTGTGGTACCTCAGCGGGCTGACCTGCACCCATGAGAACGCGATGGTGAAGGCCGGCGCGCAGGGCTGGGCCGCCGAGCAGGGAATCGCTCTCGTTTTCCCCGACACCTCGCCGCGCGGCGAGGGGGTGGCCGACGACGAGGCCTATGACCTGGGGCAGGGCGCGGGGTTTTACGTGAACGCCACGCAGGCTCCCTGGGCCGCGCACTTCAGGATGTGGGACTACCTGGCCGAGGAGCTGCCCGCGCTGGTTGGCGGCGCATTCGCCCTGGACATGGAGCGGCAGGCGATCACCGGGCACTCGATGGGCGGCCATGGGGCGCTGACGCTGGCGATGCGCCTGCCGGGGCGGTTTGCGAGCGTTTCGGCCTTTGCGCCGATCGCCCACCCGACGCAGAGCGACTGGGGCCGGAAGCAACTCGGGGCCTATCTGGGGGACGACGGCTGGGAGGCGCATGACGCGACGCTGCTGATGCAGGAGCGCGGCTTTGACGGGCCGGTGCTGGTGGACCAGGGCAGCGAAGACCAGTTTCTCGACCTGCTGAAGCCCGAGGCGCTGGCCGAGGCGATGGCGGCGCGGCGGCAGGAGGGCGTGTTTCGGATGCAGAAGGGCTATGACCACTCGTACTTCTTTGTCTCCAGCTTCATGGAGGAGCATCTGAGCTTTCACGCAGAGGCGCTTTACGCGCGGTGA
- a CDS encoding TetR/AcrR family transcriptional regulator, whose translation MNAPVGEIKRGRKFDQVLEGARKIFLADGFEGASVDLIAKEAGVSKATLYSYFPDKGLLFMEVATCECQRQAEAAVTEIDPNRPVRDVLRLVAERMQDFMLSDLGRGMFRICVAESGRFPELGREFYKYGPRFVRDSIVPFLENATARGELIEIEDPELAAYQFMELCKAELWVKCLMGLECDFTPERRKKVIDGALDMFLARYGAGA comes from the coding sequence ATGAACGCACCCGTGGGTGAAATCAAACGTGGCCGGAAGTTCGACCAGGTGCTCGAAGGCGCCCGCAAGATCTTTCTGGCCGATGGGTTCGAAGGCGCGAGCGTCGACCTGATCGCCAAGGAAGCCGGCGTTTCCAAGGCCACGCTCTACAGCTACTTCCCCGACAAGGGCCTCCTCTTCATGGAGGTGGCGACCTGCGAGTGCCAGCGCCAGGCCGAGGCCGCGGTGACCGAGATCGACCCGAACCGCCCCGTGCGCGACGTGCTGCGGCTGGTGGCCGAACGAATGCAGGATTTCATGCTCTCCGACCTCGGGCGCGGCATGTTCCGCATCTGCGTGGCCGAGAGCGGGCGGTTTCCCGAGCTGGGCCGCGAGTTCTACAAGTACGGCCCCCGCTTCGTCCGCGACAGCATCGTGCCATTCCTTGAAAACGCCACCGCCCGCGGCGAGCTGATCGAGATCGAGGATCCCGAGCTGGCCGCCTATCAGTTCATGGAGCTGTGCAAGGCCGAGCTTTGGGTCAAATGCCTGATGGGCCTCGAGTGCGACTTCACGCCCGAGCGCCGCAAGAAGGTGATCGACGGCGCGCTCGACATGTTCCTCGCCCGCTACGGCGCCGGGGCCTGA
- the idi gene encoding isopentenyl-diphosphate Delta-isomerase, with product MQDTPENATKVPSGMIPAWVGGVLQPVEKLAAHREGLRHRAVSVFVFAGERLLIQQRAAGKYHTPGLWANTCCTHPHWGEADAACAARRLGEELGLGGVVLEAVGEVEYRAEVGGGMVEHEVVAMFRGDAAAEPALAPDPAEVQAVRWVTLEELAAEIAAAPGRFTPWLRIYMAEHRGIFAG from the coding sequence ATGCAGGACACCCCGGAAAACGCGACAAAGGTGCCAAGCGGCATGATCCCGGCCTGGGTTGGCGGCGTGTTGCAGCCGGTCGAAAAGCTGGCGGCGCACCGCGAGGGGCTGCGGCACAGGGCGGTGTCGGTCTTCGTGTTTGCGGGGGAGCGGCTGCTGATCCAGCAACGGGCGGCGGGCAAGTATCACACGCCGGGGCTTTGGGCCAACACCTGCTGCACCCATCCGCATTGGGGCGAGGCCGATGCGGCCTGCGCCGCGCGGCGGCTGGGCGAGGAGCTGGGCCTCGGAGGCGTGGTGCTGGAGGCGGTGGGCGAGGTGGAATATCGCGCCGAGGTTGGCGGCGGCATGGTGGAGCACGAGGTGGTGGCGATGTTCCGGGGCGATGCCGCGGCGGAGCCCGCTCTGGCGCCGGATCCGGCGGAGGTGCAGGCGGTGCGCTGGGTGACGCTGGAGGAACTGGCGGCGGAGATCGCGGCAGCGCCGGGGCGGTTTACGCCCTGGCTGCGGATCTACATGGCCGAGCATCGCGGGATCTTCGCCGGTTAG
- a CDS encoding c-type cytochrome, producing the protein MKAIHALTATLLLASPALAESHEAAEASAMAEMAAPTGDAAAGESVFAKRCATCHVVVNEAGDKLAGKAAKTGPNLFNVAGHAAGAVEGFRYADSLEMAGAEKGLVWTEENFVAYVQDPKAFLAEFTGDTKARSKMSFRLKGEEDAANVYAYLVSLNSM; encoded by the coding sequence ATGAAAGCAATCCACGCCCTGACCGCCACCCTGCTGCTTGCCAGCCCGGCGCTTGCCGAGAGCCACGAGGCCGCCGAGGCCTCCGCCATGGCAGAGATGGCCGCGCCCACCGGCGATGCTGCCGCCGGCGAGAGCGTGTTCGCCAAACGCTGCGCCACCTGCCACGTGGTGGTCAACGAAGCGGGCGACAAGCTCGCCGGCAAGGCCGCCAAGACCGGCCCCAACCTGTTCAACGTGGCCGGCCACGCCGCCGGCGCCGTCGAGGGGTTCCGCTATGCCGACAGCCTCGAGATGGCCGGCGCCGAGAAGGGCCTGGTCTGGACCGAGGAGAACTTCGTCGCCTACGTGCAGGATCCCAAGGCCTTCCTCGCCGAGTTCACCGGCGACACGAAGGCGCGATCCAAAATGTCCTTCCGCCTGAAAGGCGAGGAAGACGCCGCCAACGTCTATGCCTACCTGGTGAGCCTCAACAGCATGTGA
- a CDS encoding SPOR domain-containing protein — protein MTWVPRMSRSRKQVCGASPTFAKAPTPDAPVVADAPAAEAPRTTTRKATASEAQTRVVKRQAATAPRTQAKTQTQTQTRTVTRKVVQSQPKRSTATGQPIPTVAGTTAPAPTTTRVATAKPRATGGRVVRVVRRPAQPGAEPRVVATGPAEVRVPRGYKRVWTDGRLNPNRGERTQEGREQMALLWTQDVPHRLIDVRTGRDVTAERSEMIYPYTSYAEQQRDLGPRTRTSTKTVTARPAAAPETRRVVKRIVRKKSTGEIVSISSKSAPKAAVTQRVVKTARAAPAPKAQAGAKAARFIQVGTFGEAANAKRTAGRLQAAGLPVRTQNITRGGKALTIVMAGPLAGDALNAGVRKARAMGFGDAFVR, from the coding sequence GTGACCTGGGTGCCGCGGATGTCGCGGTCGCGCAAGCAGGTGTGCGGCGCGAGCCCGACCTTTGCCAAGGCGCCGACGCCCGACGCGCCGGTGGTTGCCGATGCGCCGGCAGCCGAAGCGCCCAGGACCACCACCCGGAAGGCGACGGCCTCGGAGGCCCAGACCCGCGTGGTGAAGCGCCAGGCGGCGACCGCGCCCCGGACCCAGGCCAAGACCCAGACCCAGACCCAGACCCGGACGGTGACCCGCAAGGTGGTTCAGAGCCAGCCGAAGCGCAGCACGGCCACCGGCCAGCCGATCCCGACCGTGGCGGGCACGACCGCCCCGGCGCCGACCACGACACGGGTGGCCACGGCCAAGCCGCGCGCCACGGGCGGACGGGTGGTGCGGGTGGTTCGGCGCCCGGCCCAACCCGGCGCCGAGCCGCGGGTGGTGGCCACCGGGCCCGCCGAGGTGCGCGTGCCGCGCGGCTACAAGCGGGTCTGGACCGACGGGCGGCTGAACCCCAACCGGGGCGAGCGCACGCAGGAGGGCCGGGAGCAGATGGCCCTGCTCTGGACCCAGGACGTGCCGCACCGGCTGATCGACGTGCGCACCGGCCGCGACGTGACCGCCGAGCGCTCGGAGATGATCTATCCCTATACCTCCTATGCCGAGCAGCAGCGCGACCTCGGCCCGCGCACCCGGACCAGCACCAAGACGGTGACGGCGAGGCCCGCTGCGGCGCCGGAGACCCGCCGGGTGGTAAAGCGCATCGTGCGCAAGAAGAGCACCGGCGAGATCGTCAGCATCTCGAGCAAGAGCGCACCGAAGGCGGCGGTGACGCAGAGGGTGGTGAAGACCGCCAGGGCCGCGCCGGCCCCCAAGGCCCAGGCCGGGGCGAAGGCGGCGCGGTTCATCCAGGTCGGCACCTTCGGGGAAGCCGCCAATGCAAAGCGCACCGCCGGGCGGCTTCAGGCCGCCGGGCTGCCGGTGCGGACACAGAACATCACCCGGGGCGGCAAGGCGTTGACCATCGTCATGGCCGGCCCGCTGGCGGGGGACGCCCTGAACGCCGGGGTGAGGAAGGCGCGGGCCATGGGCTTTGGCGACGCCTTCGTGAGGTAA
- the upp gene encoding uracil phosphoribosyltransferase, whose protein sequence is MTRHLTVVDHPLVQHKLTLMREKETPTAVFRQLLREISQLLAYEVTRELPMTTKRIETPLTEMDAPVLDGKKLALISILRAGNGLLDGVLELIPSARVGFVGLYRDEKTLQPVEYYFKVPAELGDRMVIAVDPMLATGNSSAAAIDKLKEAGAVNIRFLCLLAAPEGVARMKEAHPDVPIVTAALDERLNEVGYIMPGLGDAGDRMFGTK, encoded by the coding sequence ATGACCAGGCATCTGACCGTCGTTGACCATCCGCTGGTGCAGCACAAGCTGACCCTGATGCGCGAGAAGGAGACGCCGACGGCGGTGTTCCGGCAGCTTTTGCGCGAGATCAGCCAGCTGCTGGCCTATGAGGTCACCCGCGAGTTGCCGATGACCACGAAGCGGATCGAGACCCCGCTGACGGAGATGGACGCGCCGGTGCTCGACGGCAAGAAGCTGGCGCTGATCTCGATCCTGCGGGCGGGCAACGGGCTGCTCGACGGGGTGCTGGAGCTGATCCCCTCCGCGCGGGTCGGCTTTGTCGGGCTCTACCGGGACGAAAAGACGCTGCAGCCGGTCGAATATTATTTCAAGGTGCCCGCCGAACTGGGCGACCGTATGGTGATTGCCGTCGATCCGATGCTGGCGACCGGCAACTCGAGCGCCGCCGCGATCGACAAGCTGAAGGAGGCCGGGGCGGTAAACATCCGTTTCCTCTGCCTTTTGGCTGCCCCGGAGGGTGTGGCGCGGATGAAGGAGGCCCATCCGGACGTGCCGATCGTGACCGCGGCGCTGGACGAGCGGCTCAACGAGGTGGGCTACATCATGCCGGGTCTAGGGGATGCGGGTGACCGCATGTTCGGCACAAAATAA
- a CDS encoding adenosine deaminase — protein sequence MSWKDLPKVELHLHLEGAAPPAFIRDLAKEKNADIGGIFDERGNYAYADFAEFLKVYEAATSVLTTPADYARLTRVVLEECAAHGVIYAETFLSPDFCGGGDVKAWWEYCAAMAEVAEGAEKDLGITLKGIITCIRHFGPEKARAPAECAAETAGDFITGFGMAGAETVGKPGDYAWAFDCAREAGLRLTCHAGEWGGAQMVRDTLDQLPGIERIGHGVGASQDGALMERLAREGITLEVCPGSNIALGVFRHWHDHPIEKLRENGVAVTVSTDDPPFFHTTMTREYKKLNEVFGWDEDDFRSLNEDAIAAAFCDEATREDILKRLKA from the coding sequence GTGAGCTGGAAGGACTTGCCGAAGGTCGAGTTGCATCTGCATCTCGAAGGGGCCGCGCCGCCCGCGTTCATCCGCGACCTGGCGAAGGAGAAGAACGCCGATATCGGCGGCATCTTCGACGAACGGGGCAACTATGCCTATGCCGATTTCGCAGAGTTCCTGAAGGTCTACGAGGCGGCGACCTCGGTGCTGACCACCCCCGCCGACTATGCCCGGCTGACCCGGGTGGTGCTGGAGGAATGCGCCGCCCATGGCGTGATCTACGCCGAGACCTTCCTCAGCCCCGATTTTTGCGGTGGCGGCGACGTGAAGGCCTGGTGGGAGTATTGCGCGGCGATGGCCGAGGTGGCCGAGGGCGCGGAAAAGGACCTGGGGATCACCTTGAAGGGGATCATCACCTGCATCCGCCACTTCGGGCCGGAGAAGGCCCGTGCCCCCGCCGAATGTGCGGCGGAGACGGCGGGCGATTTCATCACCGGGTTCGGGATGGCGGGGGCGGAGACGGTGGGCAAGCCCGGCGACTATGCCTGGGCCTTCGACTGCGCGCGCGAGGCCGGGCTGCGGCTGACCTGCCACGCGGGCGAGTGGGGCGGGGCGCAAATGGTGCGCGACACGCTGGACCAGCTGCCGGGCATCGAGCGGATCGGGCATGGCGTGGGCGCCAGTCAGGATGGTGCGCTGATGGAGCGGCTGGCGCGGGAGGGGATCACGCTGGAGGTCTGCCCCGGCTCGAACATCGCGCTGGGCGTGTTCCGGCACTGGCATGACCACCCGATCGAGAAGCTGCGGGAGAACGGGGTGGCGGTGACGGTGAGCACCGATGATCCGCCGTTCTTTCACACCACGATGACGCGGGAATACAAAAAGCTGAACGAGGTGTTCGGCTGGGACGAGGATGATTTTCGTTCGCTGAACGAGGACGCGATCGCCGCGGCCTTCTGCGACGAGGCGACCCGCGAGGACATTCTGAAGAGGCTCAAAGCATGA
- a CDS encoding phosphopentomutase, with protein MPRAFLVVMDSVGCGGAPDAAAFGDEGANTLGHIAEACAAGRAEEGRSGALKMPVLAGLGLWNAVALASGFRGGGQVAQPAGLWGCATEVSPGKDTPSGHWELAGVPVPWDWHYFPDETPAFPQKILDALASMAGAGGTLGNRHSSGTVILEEEGARHMATGWPIVYTSADSVLQIAAHEETFGLERLLDLCEEIAPTMHAMRVGRVIARPFVGSKEAGFTRTTNRRDYAMTPPEPVLTNWVQDAGRRVHAVGKIKDIFAGQGIDDVVKGDDATLMGELARLVEEAEDGALTFANFVEFDSLYGHRRDVSGYARALEWFDSCLPPILASLREGDMMVFTADHGNDPTWRGTDHTRERVPVVVAGQGAGEIGQCGFVDVAASVAAHLGVPAQGPGRSFL; from the coding sequence ATGCCGCGGGCCTTTCTTGTGGTCATGGACAGTGTGGGATGCGGCGGCGCGCCGGATGCGGCGGCCTTCGGCGACGAGGGCGCGAACACGCTTGGCCACATCGCCGAGGCCTGTGCCGCGGGCCGCGCCGAGGAAGGCCGGAGCGGGGCGTTGAAGATGCCGGTGCTGGCCGGGCTGGGCCTGTGGAACGCGGTGGCGCTGGCCTCGGGCTTTCGCGGCGGCGGGCAGGTTGCCCAGCCTGCGGGGCTTTGGGGATGTGCCACCGAAGTGTCGCCCGGCAAGGACACGCCCTCGGGCCACTGGGAGCTGGCGGGGGTGCCGGTGCCCTGGGACTGGCACTACTTTCCCGATGAGACGCCGGCCTTTCCGCAGAAGATCCTCGATGCGCTGGCCAGCATGGCGGGCGCGGGCGGAACGCTGGGCAACCGGCATTCGAGCGGCACGGTGATCCTCGAGGAGGAGGGCGCGCGGCACATGGCGACGGGCTGGCCCATCGTCTACACCTCGGCGGACTCGGTGTTGCAGATCGCGGCGCATGAAGAAACCTTCGGGCTGGAGCGGCTGCTGGACCTCTGCGAGGAGATCGCGCCGACCATGCATGCCATGCGGGTGGGCCGCGTGATCGCCCGGCCTTTCGTGGGCTCGAAGGAGGCGGGATTTACCCGCACCACCAACCGCCGCGACTACGCGATGACCCCGCCCGAGCCGGTGCTGACCAACTGGGTGCAGGACGCCGGGCGCCGGGTGCATGCGGTGGGCAAGATCAAGGACATCTTTGCCGGCCAGGGCATCGACGACGTGGTGAAGGGCGATGACGCCACGCTCATGGGCGAGCTGGCGCGGCTGGTGGAGGAGGCCGAGGACGGCGCGCTGACCTTTGCCAATTTCGTGGAGTTCGACAGCCTCTATGGCCACCGGCGCGACGTGTCGGGCTATGCCCGCGCGCTGGAGTGGTTCGACAGCTGCCTGCCGCCGATCCTGGCCAGCCTGCGGGAGGGCGACATGATGGTTTTCACCGCCGATCACGGCAACGACCCGACCTGGCGCGGCACCGATCACACCCGCGAGCGGGTGCCGGTGGTGGTGGCCGGACAGGGTGCGGGCGAGATCGGCCAATGCGGGTTTGTCGACGTGGCGGCCAGCGTGGCGGCGCATCTGGGCGTGCCCGCGCAGGGGCCGGGAAGGAGCTTCTTGTGA
- a CDS encoding thymidine phosphorylase: MDARKVLNALRRGESLSAEAVDWFARALADEGVSDAQVGAFAMGVCHAPLSAEARVALTLAMRDSGEVLSWDLPGPVVDKHSTGGVGDCVSLVLAPALAACGVFVPMISGRGLGHTGGTLDKLEAIPGFNPEISVEKLQRITREVGCAIASASVDVAPADKRLYAVRDVTGTVESLDLITASILSKKLAAGLQGLVLDVKCGAGAFMKTPEAARELAGSLVETANGAGCATRALITDMSQPLVRSAGNAVEVTEAMDTLTGSGASGPLSHLSAKLGGELLAMVGVTRNAYDGADMILDKIRSGHAAERMGRMVAAMGGPSDFLSRWRDRLPAAPATLRAKPEREGYVEAIDTEALGLAVVAMGGGRKRARDRINPAVGLSQIAQIGDRVGAERPLAKIHAARRSEAEAFEPWVRAAFQLSETPVNPPKLVLGRVE; encoded by the coding sequence ATGGATGCACGGAAGGTGCTGAACGCCCTGCGGCGCGGCGAGAGTCTGAGTGCGGAGGCGGTGGACTGGTTCGCCCGCGCGCTGGCCGACGAGGGGGTCAGCGACGCGCAGGTGGGGGCCTTTGCCATGGGGGTCTGCCATGCGCCGCTGAGCGCCGAGGCGCGGGTGGCGCTGACGCTGGCGATGCGGGATTCGGGCGAGGTGCTCTCGTGGGATCTGCCCGGCCCGGTGGTGGACAAGCACTCGACCGGCGGGGTGGGCGATTGCGTGAGCCTCGTGCTGGCCCCGGCGCTGGCGGCCTGCGGGGTCTTCGTGCCGATGATCTCGGGGCGCGGCCTGGGCCATACTGGCGGCACGCTCGACAAGCTGGAGGCGATTCCCGGCTTCAACCCCGAGATCTCGGTGGAGAAGCTGCAGAGGATCACCCGCGAGGTGGGCTGCGCCATCGCCTCGGCCTCGGTCGATGTGGCGCCTGCCGACAAGAGGCTCTACGCGGTGCGCGACGTGACCGGCACGGTGGAGAGCCTCGACCTGATCACCGCCTCGATCCTCTCCAAGAAGCTGGCCGCCGGGTTGCAGGGCCTCGTGCTCGACGTGAAGTGCGGCGCCGGGGCCTTCATGAAGACGCCGGAGGCGGCGCGGGAGCTGGCGGGCTCGCTGGTGGAGACGGCCAATGGCGCGGGCTGCGCCACGCGGGCGCTGATCACCGACATGAGCCAGCCGCTGGTGCGCTCGGCGGGCAATGCGGTGGAGGTGACGGAGGCGATGGACACGCTCACCGGCTCCGGTGCCTCGGGACCGCTCAGCCACCTTTCGGCCAAGCTCGGCGGAGAACTGCTGGCGATGGTGGGGGTGACCAGGAACGCCTATGACGGGGCCGACATGATCCTCGACAAGATCCGATCGGGCCATGCCGCGGAGCGGATGGGTCGGATGGTGGCGGCGATGGGGGGGCCGAGCGACTTTCTCAGCCGCTGGCGCGACCGGTTGCCGGCGGCCCCGGCGACCCTGCGGGCAAAGCCGGAGCGCGAGGGCTACGTGGAGGCGATCGACACCGAGGCGCTGGGGCTGGCGGTGGTGGCGATGGGCGGCGGGCGCAAGCGGGCGCGCGACCGGATCAACCCGGCGGTGGGCCTGAGCCAGATTGCCCAGATCGGCGACCGGGTGGGGGCCGAGCGGCCGCTGGCGAAGATCCATGCCGCGCGGCGGAGCGAGGCCGAGGCCTTCGAGCCCTGGGTCCGCGCGGCTTTCCAATTGAGCGAGACGCCGGTAAACCCTCCGAAGCTGGTGCTTGGACGGGTGGAATAG
- a CDS encoding cytidine deaminase, whose protein sequence is MSLVEAAREARDKAYAPYSQFKVGAAIRAVSGAVYQGVNVENVAYPEGTCAEAGAIAAMVLGGETEIAEVAVIADSPAPVPPCGGCRQKLAEFAAREVKVTLATTRGEVLETTVGALLPGAFGAGHMTGPSDAGPLDAGPSDSGM, encoded by the coding sequence ATGAGTTTGGTGGAAGCGGCGCGGGAGGCCCGGGACAAGGCCTACGCGCCCTATTCGCAGTTCAAGGTCGGGGCCGCGATCCGCGCGGTGTCGGGTGCGGTCTACCAGGGGGTGAACGTGGAGAACGTGGCCTATCCGGAGGGCACCTGCGCCGAGGCGGGCGCGATTGCGGCGATGGTGCTGGGCGGTGAGACCGAGATTGCGGAGGTGGCGGTGATCGCCGACAGCCCGGCGCCGGTACCGCCCTGCGGAGGCTGCCGGCAGAAGCTGGCCGAGTTCGCGGCGCGCGAGGTGAAGGTGACGCTGGCCACCACGCGGGGCGAGGTTCTGGAGACGACGGTGGGCGCGCTGCTGCCGGGTGCCTTCGGTGCGGGCCACATGACCGGCCCCTCGGATGCCGGCCCCTTGGATGCCGGCCCCTCGGATTCCGGAATGTGA